AATGGCAACGACATCGGATATGGATTCGCTGCTGGAAAAGGTTCAATTGGCTTTGGATGCCTTCCAGGCAATGGATGGGGATAATTTTGAAAACACCATTAATAAACAGCTAAATCTGGCTAACCTCATGAAGCTAAAAGACCTTGATGTATCCGAATTAAGCGGCGGGGAATTCAAACTTATTCAAGTAATGAAGGAAATGCTGAATCGTCCAGACTTAATGATCATGGACGAACCCGATGTATTTCTAGACTTTGAAAACCTGAATGCACTTAAAAAATTGATTAATTCCCACAAGGGAATGCTGCTCGTTGTTACGCACAATCGCTATCTTTTGAATCATTGTTTCAATAAAATAATACACCTTGAAAACACGGAGATCCAAGAGTTTGACGGGCGATACATCGACTATAACTTCTCACTGCTTCAGACTAAGATCGAGTTACAAGAAATTGCGGTTGCTGAAGCTGAAGAAATTGAGAGATACGACCATATCATCGACAATCTCAGAGAGATCGCCACGTATAATTCAGAAGCCTCCAGAGGCAGAGCGTTAAAAGCCAGAGTTAGGTTTCAAGAGCGCTTGGAAGCACGTCGAATTAAAGAGCCCTTTGTTGATATCAAACAGCCGAATATCCATTTTGGCATCGAAAAGGAAATGGAAGACACCGTTGTGGTTAACGTCAATAACTATAGCGTTTCCTTTGACGAATTACTTTTGGAACATGTGAACTTTGAGATCAAATCGACAGATAAAGTAGCCCTGATCGGTCCAAACGGTACCGGGAAAACGACGTTACTCCGCGAAATCTTCCAAAATAATCAGGATTCTATTGAAATAAATGCTGAAGCTACATTGGCTTATTTATCTCAGTTTCAAGGCGAAATGCTCAAGGATTCGAACACCATACTAAACGACTTTATTGATGCAGGGTTTCAAACATATGATGAGATTAGATCGCATCTTTTGCACTATGGCTTCGAAGGAGAAATCCTTGATCAAAAGATAGAGTCTTTATCTGGTGGAGAAAAAAATATGCTTCAATTGGCTAAAGTTGCTGCCAGTCATGCCAACGTATTGCTTCTTGATGAACCGACAAGCCATTTAGACATCTATACACAAATCGCATTGGAGAAAGCTATTGAGGAGTACAAAGGTGCGATTCTCATGATTTCTCATGATTTCTATTCTGTTGTAAATGGTATGGATTATGTTTTGATCATTGAAGACAAGACGATTACTAAAATGAGTATACAAGAATTTAGAGAGATGATTTATACGAGTCATTTTAATGAAGACTATCTAGAAACGGAACAAAAGAAAAAGTCTGTTGAAATGAAAATCGAATTGGCTTTAAAAGATACTAATTTTGAACTTGCAAAAAGTTTGGTAGATGAGCTAGAAAAGCTGATTAAGTTGCTTTAATTCGTCTGCGTTCAACGATGTGACCTTAACTGCTGGTGGGATAGTGATTCTTATCCAATGGCTGTGTCAGTAAGCGAGAAGAGGGGCGACAGCCCCTCTTTTTTTCGTTTCGTCGCAGTTGCTCTAGACTAGGGGAATCCTCCATAAATCTAAATCCCCCTGTATGCAGATTGATCCGCATACAGGGGGATTACTTCTAGAAACAGCTAAACGAACTGATTCGCTGCAGATCAATGCCGGTGTATAGCCAGAAGAATCCATTCCAGCGGAAACCAGCCACCGAATTTCTACCTACAAATACCGGGTACATCCAGAAGCCGGGACCACGATCCGGCCAAATATATGTGTAGCGAAACAGACAGCCGGATATGGCCCTTGGATCTACAGCATACAAGGTAGCGGGTTGCTGTGGAGTGAATGATGGTGGCGGCCCGGGAGGTGCCTGCACGCCTTGTGGTCCGCCGCCTCCACCCCCGGGAAACGATGGCGGACCAGGCATTCCACCCGGTCCTCCTGGTCCTCCGGGAAACCCAGGTCCACCAAACCCTCCACCAGGTCCAAAAGGAGGTAAAAATGTCATATCACATCACTCCTGTTCATTAGTCTAATGTATTGTATGTAGGCCATTGAACAGGGGAATGGGTGGGAGCCTATAGAAGGCCGCTAATATTCAAGTCGAAAGGTCTAGCAGTTATCACTTAGCAGATCGGTTCGGCCGTGTCATGGGAGGTGGCGGTCGTGGATCTGCCATAAAAAACGAAGGAAAAGGAACGCTTGAATAAGCTTGTTTCGTGAAGCAACCGAAAAAAGGGCGGGGTGTACCCGGCTTCTCTCATTGTTGAAATTCTTGACACAGGAACATTTTTGTTCTCAGAAATCTCTGACTAAAATCAAAAACGGTGTCAGGACTGAATATTCATAGCAGTCTGAATGTTTTTCAGATCGAGCTGAATTAGTTCAGGAATATGGTAAGGGTGGTATAAACCATGCTGCACCATGTAATTTGATATTTTTTCATGAGAGTCTATGGCTTCATCGAGCTGTTCATCAAATATTGGATACGGGTGCACCCAATTTTTCTGAGCCTGTTAAAGGAGGCGCAAAATTAGTTGCTGTAAAAACAAATACGATTAGAGACGACATAATAATAATTATACCCGGGTAATATTGACTATGTATTTTTACCCGGGTATAATTATTGAAGAAGGAATGAAAAAGGAGGGTATAACATGCAATCTTCACCTGCTCAAATTAGCTGTACTGCCTTTTTAGAGAAAGATTGTTTGGCCAAAGGTACAATACAGCATGTTGTCGCAACCGTAAAAGATACCCTGGAGGACAGTAAATTCGTACAATTGCTTATTTTTGACGATTTGACGGGTAAACCACTGGATATTGATTTTCGTGGAAACACCGTTGAGGTGCTTGAGCGGTTAAACAGCCAAGTTGGACATATACCGGATTCCAATGAACATGAACAACCTGCTCGCAGGGTTGGCCGTCCCAAGCTGGGCGTGGTGTCCGGTGAAGTTACTTTACTTCCCAGACATTGGGACTGGCTTAAAGCTCAGCCCGGAGGAGCCTCGGTAACGTTGCGAAAACTGATAGATGAAGCTCGCCGTACGGGTGAGAATGAAGGTAAAGTTCGCGCCGCACAAGAAGCAAGTTATCATTTTATGACAGCAATGGCGGGTGATTTCCCTCAGTATGAGGAGGCTTTGAGAGCATTGTATGCCGGGAAT
The window above is part of the Paenibacillus sp. 1781tsa1 genome. Proteins encoded here:
- a CDS encoding collagen-like protein; protein product: MTFLPPFGPGGGFGGPGFPGGPGGPGGMPGPPSFPGGGGGGPQGVQAPPGPPPSFTPQQPATLYAVDPRAISGCLFRYTYIWPDRGPGFWMYPVFVGRNSVAGFRWNGFFWLYTGIDLQRISSFSCF
- a CDS encoding DUF2239 family protein — protein: MQSSPAQISCTAFLEKDCLAKGTIQHVVATVKDTLEDSKFVQLLIFDDLTGKPLDIDFRGNTVEVLERLNSQVGHIPDSNEHEQPARRVGRPKLGVVSGEVTLLPRHWDWLKAQPGGASVTLRKLIDEARRTGENEGKVRAAQEASYHFMTAMAGDFPQYEEALRALYAGNEDLFYGLIDHWKPDIRDYIKTLAKGAFKQEES
- a CDS encoding spore coat protein, whose amino-acid sequence is MHPYPIFDEQLDEAIDSHEKISNYMVQHGLYHPYHIPELIQLDLKNIQTAMNIQS
- a CDS encoding ABC-F family ATP-binding cassette domain-containing protein, with the translated sequence MIKVENLSFSFPQKELYQDISFTLEEAQHCAFIGTSGSGKSTLIDILMDPERYLFDGKLEIDPDCKIGYVSQFSQVDNTKEMTVFEYIGEEFIKIQDEITALYAEMATTSDMDSLLEKVQLALDAFQAMDGDNFENTINKQLNLANLMKLKDLDVSELSGGEFKLIQVMKEMLNRPDLMIMDEPDVFLDFENLNALKKLINSHKGMLLVVTHNRYLLNHCFNKIIHLENTEIQEFDGRYIDYNFSLLQTKIELQEIAVAEAEEIERYDHIIDNLREIATYNSEASRGRALKARVRFQERLEARRIKEPFVDIKQPNIHFGIEKEMEDTVVVNVNNYSVSFDELLLEHVNFEIKSTDKVALIGPNGTGKTTLLREIFQNNQDSIEINAEATLAYLSQFQGEMLKDSNTILNDFIDAGFQTYDEIRSHLLHYGFEGEILDQKIESLSGGEKNMLQLAKVAASHANVLLLDEPTSHLDIYTQIALEKAIEEYKGAILMISHDFYSVVNGMDYVLIIEDKTITKMSIQEFREMIYTSHFNEDYLETEQKKKSVEMKIELALKDTNFELAKSLVDELEKLIKLL